A genomic window from Cupriavidus metallidurans CH34 includes:
- the msrB gene encoding peptide-methionine (R)-S-oxide reductase MsrB — translation MRITRRFLLSGGSLTATLAAVGGWRLLAAGNANAAGSGAQSFEVTLSDEAWRQKLTPAQYTVLRHEGTERPFSSPLNDEHRKGVFSCAGCQLDLFSSSTKFDSGTGWPSFWAPLANAVGTTEDRTFGMVRTAVHCRRCGGHLGHVFDDGPNRLLKY, via the coding sequence TTCTGCTTTCGGGCGGCTCGCTGACCGCTACGCTTGCCGCCGTCGGCGGCTGGCGGCTGCTGGCCGCCGGCAATGCCAACGCCGCCGGAAGCGGCGCCCAATCCTTCGAAGTCACATTGAGCGATGAGGCGTGGCGCCAGAAGCTGACGCCGGCCCAGTACACGGTACTGCGCCACGAAGGCACCGAGCGCCCCTTCAGCAGCCCACTCAATGATGAGCATCGCAAGGGCGTTTTCTCGTGCGCGGGCTGCCAGCTCGACCTGTTCTCGTCGTCAACCAAGTTCGACAGCGGCACTGGTTGGCCGAGCTTCTGGGCGCCGCTGGCCAACGCAGTGGGCACCACCGAGGACCGCACGTTCGGCATGGTGCGCACGGCAGTGCATTGCCGCCGATGCGGTGGCCACCTTGGCCACGTGTTCGACGACGGCCCTAACAGGCTGCTGAAGTACTAG